In Nasonia vitripennis strain AsymCx chromosome 2, Nvit_psr_1.1, whole genome shotgun sequence, a genomic segment contains:
- the LOC103315409 gene encoding uncharacterized protein LOC103315409, which yields MILWLHRAVLVPRLAYAALIRWSRAELAGARAALEKLRGQVLRGATGAYRTTPSKALGILVKVESFHLSIIGMAAKAAHRLNAYGQWTQGTRHTRLPGGVDLLPEFSIKTDMMIPRYFFGRRCGVVIPTREEWKARSNSLPGTGDVWYTDGSRAETDTGSGYFCQRDGRGIFFSLWRYATVFQTEIYAILTCAQRNIELGARDRIITICSDSQAALRALRAHRTTSRLVWEYKEVVNNNKVRLLWVPGHTGIRGNEIADRLAALGAKHPPIGLEPYTGAARCLLTGEIRDWVEREHTREWQGTQGCRQAKALMGQDTNVGWTNCIAGCSRNNTRLLTQIVTGHKRLRYHSLKIGKEAMGICRRCEGAEETPTHVLTVCPKFAQLRHQCLGELFPTYEEIRALEAGAALTFWRRAGLPA from the coding sequence ATGATACTGTGGCTACACAGGGCCGTCCTGGTACCTCGTCTGGCCTACGCCGCGTTGATCAGGTGGTCAAGGGCGGAGCTGGCGGGTGCCAGGGCAGCGTTAGAGAAACTCAGGGGACAGGTGCTAAGGGGGGCGACAGGGGCCTATAGGACCACGCCTAGCAAGGCACTTGGAATCCTTGTGAAGGTGGAATCATTCCATCTTTCTATCATTGGGATGGCTGCTAAGGCAGCGCACAGACTCAACGCGTATGGACAATGGACACAAGGCACGAGGCACACCCGCCTCCCGGGTGGGGTGGATCTCTTGCCGGAATTTTCCATCAAAACTGATATGATGATCCCTCGCTACTTCTTTGGAAGAAGATGCGGGGTCGTGATACCGACAAGAGAAGAATGGAAGGCCCGCAGCAACAGTCTACCAGGAACTGGCGACGTCTGGTACACAGATGGCTCTAGGGCAGAGACTGACACTGGTTCGGGGTACTTCTGCCAAAGGGATGGAAGGGGAATCTTCTTTTCCCTGTGGCGGTATGCTACGGTCTTCCAGACCGAGATATACGCTATACTGACCTGCGCTCAGAGGAACATTGAACTCGGCGCAAGGGATAGAATTATCACCATTTGCTCAGACAGTCAGGCGGCACTTAGAGCACTTAGGGCTCATAGGACGACCTCCAGACTGGTCTGGGAATACAAAGAGGTTGTAAATAACAACAAGGTCAGGCTGCTCTGGGTCCCAGGGCACACCGGGATCAGGGGTAACGAAATAGCAGATAGACTTGCAGCTTTGGGAGCTAAACACCCTCCAATCGGGCTGGAGCCCTACACAGGTGCCGCAAGGTGCCTGCTAACGGGCGAAATCCGGGACTGGGTTGAGAGGGAGCATACTAGGGAATGGCAAGGAACTCAAGGATGCAGACAAGCCAAAGCGTTAATGGGACAGGACACCAATGTCGGCTGGACCAACTGCATCGCAGGATGCAGCAGAAATAACACCCGTCTCCTGACACAGATAGTGACCGGGCATAAGCGCTTAAGGTACCACAGTTTGAAGATTGGGAAGGAGGCTATGGGTATATGCAGGCGGTGCGAGGGGGCGGAAGAAACGCCAACCCATGTACTGACTGTTTGCCCAAAATTTGCGCAGCTCAGACATCAGTGCTTGGGGGAGCTTTTCCCCACGTATGAAGAGATTAGGGCACTCGAAGCGGGAGCCGCATTGACCTTCTGGAGAAGGGCAGGCTTACCTGCATAG